Proteins encoded within one genomic window of Xiphophorus maculatus strain JP 163 A chromosome 11, X_maculatus-5.0-male, whole genome shotgun sequence:
- the cux2 gene encoding homeobox protein cut-like 2 isoform X2, whose protein sequence is MAADVGSMFQYWKKFDLRRLQRELNSVASELASRQEESEHSHKHLVELSREFKRNVPEEVREMVAPVLKSFQAQVVALNKRSKEAESAFLGIYKQLIEAPDPAPLLEASQSLEERLQQLQSSAPDSEALVREIRHWRKHLECLEKTALCTSPEPTEDGSAAPAAPEEASESGSPASLMTPNSTPAPEAPGSPQQNHQDQTDDRREEEEEEEEGADVSLADRLSEAEEKIKVLHSSLNAAQTELLELRCKYNQEMANKKAEVDAIVANLEKANQRAEMAQREVERLKEQLASGPATVAGSCHPAEGATRDKKEKSELLSAQVEAALLAKDREILRLLENIQRLQFTLQDVQETSSNQILELERQLAYKTEAIERLEAKLQSQMDYEEIKTELSILKVMKLASANGSSSQDSAKAAEALLLDKDVFLPSHKYTGDKTRLLHSNDDDRSDNTGKEASRPPGSHSSSSQAESRASPSPGPPTLNGSSSGHDLPRPFSASPCSGDRMSGDHILHKQLLSPHFKKEGIMAFPTALYAAKVALMSASQGSAGAGSMDAGLPSDQSESGSSTAGDEDQLDTAEIAFQVKEQLLKHNIGQRVFGHYVLGLSQGSVSEILARPKPWRKLTVKGKEPFIKMKQFLSDEQNILALRTIQVRQRGSITPRIRTPETGSDDAIRNILEQAKKEIQSQRGGDGKSSLSSSSGRSSNGAGSSSDETIKNILEQARREMEAQQQALMEMEACGRSSAASSGVQVERLGPPERSRVLPLPISIKQEDGGCIAVCMANSISSPQTPLSVLSPAAFVQNIIRKVKSEIGEAGTYFDQHWSQERGAMILSGGGSSRPFSSVSPSLSSSSSGPPTLSRTWPRLENGDGLANSEEVSNADDELGLGRPVEVKVESDTSVSGESPGPSPGRLSYYPAYIPRALKPTVPPLTPEQYEMYMYREVDTLELTRQVKEKLAKNGICQRIFGEKVLGLSQGSVSDMLSRPKPWSKLTQKGREPFIRMQLWLLDQLGQSLSQPPNQGHTQDKSPVTAQSCPSPPPSPAESNPSPVAEPVSLSLESSKENQQPQSLGLGLPSHPEGGKSTSSLMGLHQPTTPLGIQELVAMSPELDTYAITKKVKEVLTDNNLGQRLFGETILGLTQGSVSDLLSRPKPWHKLSLKGREPFVRMQLWLNDPHNVEKLRVMKKMEKKAYLKRRYGLLSTGSDSDSPSTRSECVSPALASLDLCPFSQVKKPRVVLGAEEKEALRKAYMQEPYPSQNTIEMLASQLNLKTNTVINWFHNYRSRMRREVLMGGLPDNDTDAEPNSYSPSVIRSPNSDGEDKRLLLPSGQTHPGLPLSTTDALPHVKQEATYREEDSMGGREGSQKEVGVQCFPATMPLSPLKTEHEDSASGCREPHPAGQSPTQEEGACNQIQGLHLGAASADGLQRANKSRYDGEESGESPIDPVSFKATSEPCRSSLEVSLNSPSAASSPGLMMSVSPVPSSSAPISPSLPNQATSANHGMDANPLPPFQSPKLNRSTQRRNEKMANLNNIIHRLERAANREETLEWEF, encoded by the exons ATCCGGCTCCTTTGCTGGAGGCCTCCCAGTCCCTGGAGGAAaggctgcagcagcttcagagTTCGGCCCCAGACAGCGAGGCCCTGGTGCGCGAGATCAGGCACTGGAGGAAACACCTGGAGTGCCTTGAAAAGACAG cTCTCTGTACGTCTCCAGAGCCCACAGAGGACGGCTCAGCGGCTCCGGCTGCGCCAGAAGAGGCCTCAGAATCCGGCTCTCCGGCCTCACTGATGACCCCGAACAGCACGCCGGCCCCCGAGGCCCCGGGGTCCCCACAGCAGAACCACCAGGACCAAACGGACGATCGACG ggaggaggaggaggaggaggaggagggcgcTGATGTTAGTTTGGCTGACAGACTATCAGAGGCCGAGGAGAAGATCAAAGTTCTGCATTCAT CATTGAACGCTGCGCAGAcagagctgctggagctgcGCTGTAAATACAACCAGGAGATGGCAAACAA GAAAGCCGAAGTCGACGCCATCGTGGCGAATCTGGAGAAAGCGAACCAG AGAGCAGAAATGGCTCAGAGGGAAGTGGAGCGGCTAAAGGAGCAGCTAGCCAGCGGGCCGGCCACAGTGGCAGGGAGctgccatccagcagagggcgccaccAGG GACAAGAAGGAGAAGAGCGAGCTGCTGTCAGCCCAGGTGGAGGCCGCCTTGCTGGCCAAAGATCGCGAAATCCTTCGGCTTCTTGAAAACATTCAGCGGCTGCAGTTCACACTGCAGGACGTCCAAGAGACTTCGTCCAACCAGATCCTGGAGCTGGAGCGCCAGCTGGCGTACAAGACGGAGGCTATCGAG AGATTAGAGGCTAAACTGCAGTCACAGATGGACTACGAGGAGATTAAAACTGAGctcag CATCCTAAAGGTTATGAAACTGGCTTCGGCAAACGGCAGCTCGTCCCAG gATTCTGCCAAGGCTGCAGAGGCTCTTTTGTTAGATAAAGATGTCTTTCTTCCATCTCACAAGTACACGGGAGATAAAACCCGACTATTGCACAGTAATG ACGATGACCGCTCGGACAACACAGGGAAGGAGGCGAGCAGGCCGCCCGGCTcccattcctcctcctcccaggCGGAGAGCCGTGCCTCCCCCAGCCCTGGCCCCCCCACCCTGAACGGGTCGTCCTCGGGCCACGACCTCCCCCGTCCCTTCTCGGCGTCGCCGTGCTCCGGAGACAGGATGTCAGGAGACCACATCCTCCACAAGCAGCTCCTCTCCCCACACTTCAAGAAGGAAGGCATCATGGCTTTCCCCACCGCCCTCTATGCAGCGAAGGTCGCGCTCATGTCGGCCTCGCAAGGGTCCGCGGGCGCCGGCAGTATGGACGCCGGCCTGCCCAGCGACCAATCGGAAAGCGGCAGCTCAACGGCAGGCGACGAGGACCAGCTGGACACGGCGGAGATCGCCTTCCAGGTGAAAGAGCAGCTGTTGAAGCACAACATCGGCCAGCGAGTGTTTGGCCACTATGTGCTGGGCCTGTCCCAGGGGTCGGTCAGCGAAATCCTGGCCAGACCCAAACCCTGGAGGAAGTTGACCGTGAAAGGCAAAGAACCTTTTATCAAAATGAAACAGTTCCTCTCTGATGAGCAGAACATCCTGGCTCTGAGGACCATCCAGGTCCGGCAGAGAG GGAGCATCACTCCACGCATCCGAACTCCTGAAACTGGGTCAGATGACGCCATTAGAAATATCTTGGAGCAGGCCAAGAAGGAGATCCAGTCACAGAGGGGCG gTGATGGGAAGTCGTCTCTGAGCAGCTCATCTGGCCGAAGCAGCAACGGAGCAGGCAGCAGCTCTGATGAAACCATAAAGAACATCCTTGAGCAGGCCAGGAGGGAGATGGAGGCCCAGCAGCAGGCGCTCATGGAGATGGAGGCCTGCGGAAGGTCGTCCGCCGCCAGCTCTGGGGTCCAGGTGGAGCGCCTGGGGCCCCCAGAGCGCTCCAGAGTCCTCCCATTGCCCATCTCCATCAAACAGGAGGACGGGGGATGCATCGCCGTGTGCATGGCCAACTCCATCAGCAGCCCCCAGACGCCGCTCAGCGTCCTCTCCCCGGCCGCTTTCGTTCAGAACATCATCCGCAAAGTCAAGTCGGAGATCGGCGAAGCTGGCACTTACTTCGATCAGCACTGGTCTCAGGAGCGGGGAGCCATGATACTGAGCGGCGGAGGCTCCTCTCGGCCCTTTAGTTCCGTCTCTCCCTCcttgtcttcctcctcctccgggCCCCCCACGCTGTCCCGCACCTGGCCCCGCCTGGAGAACGGCGACGGCCTCGCCAACAGTGAGGAGGTGTCCAACGCGGACGACGAGCTGGGCCTGGGCCGGCCCGTGGAGGTGAAGGTGGAGTCGGACACCTCGGTGAGCGGCGAGTCCCCTGGACCCAGTCCGGGCCGTCTGTCTTACTACCCGGCATACATCCCGCGTGCCCTGAAGCCCACCGTGCCCCCCCTGACGCCGGAGCAGTACGAGATGTACATGTACCGAGAGGTGGACACCCTGGAGCTGACCAGGCAGGTGAAGGAGAAGCTGGCGAAGAACGGCATCTGTCAGCGGATCTTTGGAGAAAAG GTTCTGGGTCTCTCTCAAGGCAGCGTCAGTGACATGCTGTCACGTCCCAAACCCTGGAGCAAGCTGACCCAAAAGGGCCGGGAGCCCTTTATCCGCATGCAGCTGTGGCTACTGGACCAGCTGGGCCAGAGCCTCAGCCAGCCTCCGAACCAGGGCCACACTCAAG ATAAAAGTCCCGTAACAGCCCAGTCCTGTCCCTCCCCACCGCCCAGTCCAGCAGAAAGCAACCCGAGTCCAGTGGCTGAGCCGGTCAGTCTCTCACTGGAGAGCAGCAAAGAGAACCAGCAGCCTCAAAGCCTTGGCTTGGGGTTGCCCAGCCACCCAGAAGGTGGAAAATCCACTTCCAGTCTCATGGGTCTGCATCAGCCTACGACCCCATTAGGAATCCAGGAGCTGGTGGCCATGTCTCCAGAGCTAGATACGTACGCCATCACCAAGAAGGTCAAGGAGGTGCTAACAGATAACAACCTTG GCCAGCGTCTTTTTGGGGAGACCATCTTGGGTCTGACTCAAGGGTCGGTGTCTGACCTGCTCTCCAGGCCTAAACCTTGGCACAAACTCAGCCTAAAAGGTCGGGAACCCTTTGTCCGCATGCAGCTATGGCTCAATGATCCGCACAATGTGGAGAAGTTGAGAGTCATGAAAAAGATGGAGAAGAAAG CTTACCTGAAGAGGCGGTACGGTCTGCTGAGCACTGGCTCTGACAGCGACTCGCCCAGCACTCGCTCTGAGTGTGTGAGTCCGGCCCTCGCCTCGTTGGACTTGTGTCCCTTCAGCCAGGTAAAGAAGCCTCGAGTGGTGCTGGGAGCCGAGGAGAAAGAAGCCCTGAGGAAAGCGTACATGCAGGAGCCGTACCCGTCCCAGAACACCATCGAGATGCTGGCGTCGCAGCTCAACCTCAAAACCAACACTGTCATCAACTGGTTCCACAACTACAG GTCCAGGATGAGGCGTGAAGTGCTGATGGGCGGTCTTCCAGATAATGACACAGACGCCGAGCCCAACAGCTACTCCCCCTCAGTAATACGGAGCCCCAACTCCGATGGCGAGGACAAGAGACTGCTGCTGCCCTCAGGACAAACCCACCCCGGCCTTCCTCTTAGCACTACCGACGCACTGCCTCACGTTAAACAGGAGGCAACTTACAGGGAAGAGGACAGCATGGGCGGAAGGGAAGGGTCACAGAAAGAAGTCGGAGTgcagtgttttcccgccaccATGCCGTTGTCCCCTTTGAAAACCGAGCACGAAGACTCTGCCTCAGGCTGCCGCGAGCCCCACCCGGCTGGCCAGAGCCCGACGCAGGAGGAGGGCGCATGCAACCAGATTCAGGGACTCCACCTCGGCGCAGCGTCCGCGGACGGCCTGCAGCGAGCCAACAAGTCCAGGTACGATGGAGAAGAATCCGGGGAGTCGCCCATTGACCCGGTCAGCTTCAAGGCTACATCGGAGCCGTGCCGCAGCAGCCTGGAGGTCTCGCTGAACTCGCCGTCCGCCGCGTCGTCACCCGGCCTCATGATGTCCGTCTCCCCCGTGCCCTCCTCCTCCGCGCCCATATCGCCCTCGTTGCCCAACCAGGCGACAAGCGCCAACCACGGCATGGACGCTAACCCGCTTCCTCCATTCCAAAGCCCCAAACTCAACAGAAGCACTCAGAGACGCAACGAGAAAATGGCCAACCTCAATAACATCATCCACAGGctggagagggcagccaatcgAGAAGAAACACTGGAGTGGGAGTTTTAG
- the cux2 gene encoding homeobox protein cut-like 2 isoform X4, with amino-acid sequence MAWRLWQRELNSVASELASRQEESEHSHKHLVELSREFKRNVPEEVREMVAPVLKSFQAQVVALNKRSKEAESAFLGIYKQLIEAPDPAPLLEASQSLEERLQQLQSSAPDSEALVREIRHWRKHLECLEKTVALCTSPEPTEDGSAAPAAPEEASESGSPASLMTPNSTPAPEAPGSPQQNHQDQTDDRREEEEEEEEGADVSLADRLSEAEEKIKVLHSSLNAAQTELLELRCKYNQEMANKKAEVDAIVANLEKANQRAEMAQREVERLKEQLASGPATVAGSCHPAEGATRDKKEKSELLSAQVEAALLAKDREILRLLENIQRLQFTLQDVQETSSNQILELERQLAYKTEAIERLEAKLQSQMDYEEIKTELSILKVMKLASANGSSSQDSAKAAEALLLDKDVFLPSHKYTGDKTRLLHSNDDDRSDNTGKEASRPPGSHSSSSQAESRASPSPGPPTLNGSSSGHDLPRPFSASPCSGDRMSGDHILHKQLLSPHFKKEGIMAFPTALYAAKVALMSASQGSAGAGSMDAGLPSDQSESGSSTAGDEDQLDTAEIAFQVKEQLLKHNIGQRVFGHYVLGLSQGSVSEILARPKPWRKLTVKGKEPFIKMKQFLSDEQNILALRTIQVRQRGSITPRIRTPETGSDDAIRNILEQAKKEIQSQRGGDGKSSLSSSSGRSSNGAGSSSDETIKNILEQARREMEAQQQALMEMEACGRSSAASSGVQVERLGPPERSRVLPLPISIKQEDGGCIAVCMANSISSPQTPLSVLSPAAFVQNIIRKVKSEIGEAGTYFDQHWSQERGAMILSGGGSSRPFSSVSPSLSSSSSGPPTLSRTWPRLENGDGLANSEEVSNADDELGLGRPVEVKVESDTSVSGESPGPSPGRLSYYPAYIPRALKPTVPPLTPEQYEMYMYREVDTLELTRQVKEKLAKNGICQRIFGEKVLGLSQGSVSDMLSRPKPWSKLTQKGREPFIRMQLWLLDQLGQSLSQPPNQGHTQDKSPVTAQSCPSPPPSPAESNPSPVAEPVSLSLESSKENQQPQSLGLGLPSHPEGGKSTSSLMGLHQPTTPLGIQELVAMSPELDTYAITKKVKEVLTDNNLGQRLFGETILGLTQGSVSDLLSRPKPWHKLSLKGREPFVRMQLWLNDPHNVEKLRVMKKMEKKAYLKRRYGLLSTGSDSDSPSTRSECVSPALASLDLCPFSQVKKPRVVLGAEEKEALRKAYMQEPYPSQNTIEMLASQLNLKTNTVINWFHNYRSRMRREVLMGGLPDNDTDAEPNSYSPSVIRSPNSDGEDKRLLLPSGQTHPGLPLSTTDALPHVKQEATYREEDSMGGREGSQKEVGVQCFPATMPLSPLKTEHEDSASGCREPHPAGQSPTQEEGACNQIQGLHLGAASADGLQRANKSRYDGEESGESPIDPVSFKATSEPCRSSLEVSLNSPSAASSPGLMMSVSPVPSSSAPISPSLPNQATSANHGMDANPLPPFQSPKLNRSTQRRNEKMANLNNIIHRLERAANREETLEWEF; translated from the exons ATCCGGCTCCTTTGCTGGAGGCCTCCCAGTCCCTGGAGGAAaggctgcagcagcttcagagTTCGGCCCCAGACAGCGAGGCCCTGGTGCGCGAGATCAGGCACTGGAGGAAACACCTGGAGTGCCTTGAAAAGACAG tagcTCTCTGTACGTCTCCAGAGCCCACAGAGGACGGCTCAGCGGCTCCGGCTGCGCCAGAAGAGGCCTCAGAATCCGGCTCTCCGGCCTCACTGATGACCCCGAACAGCACGCCGGCCCCCGAGGCCCCGGGGTCCCCACAGCAGAACCACCAGGACCAAACGGACGATCGACG ggaggaggaggaggaggaggaggagggcgcTGATGTTAGTTTGGCTGACAGACTATCAGAGGCCGAGGAGAAGATCAAAGTTCTGCATTCAT CATTGAACGCTGCGCAGAcagagctgctggagctgcGCTGTAAATACAACCAGGAGATGGCAAACAA GAAAGCCGAAGTCGACGCCATCGTGGCGAATCTGGAGAAAGCGAACCAG AGAGCAGAAATGGCTCAGAGGGAAGTGGAGCGGCTAAAGGAGCAGCTAGCCAGCGGGCCGGCCACAGTGGCAGGGAGctgccatccagcagagggcgccaccAGG GACAAGAAGGAGAAGAGCGAGCTGCTGTCAGCCCAGGTGGAGGCCGCCTTGCTGGCCAAAGATCGCGAAATCCTTCGGCTTCTTGAAAACATTCAGCGGCTGCAGTTCACACTGCAGGACGTCCAAGAGACTTCGTCCAACCAGATCCTGGAGCTGGAGCGCCAGCTGGCGTACAAGACGGAGGCTATCGAG AGATTAGAGGCTAAACTGCAGTCACAGATGGACTACGAGGAGATTAAAACTGAGctcag CATCCTAAAGGTTATGAAACTGGCTTCGGCAAACGGCAGCTCGTCCCAG gATTCTGCCAAGGCTGCAGAGGCTCTTTTGTTAGATAAAGATGTCTTTCTTCCATCTCACAAGTACACGGGAGATAAAACCCGACTATTGCACAGTAATG ACGATGACCGCTCGGACAACACAGGGAAGGAGGCGAGCAGGCCGCCCGGCTcccattcctcctcctcccaggCGGAGAGCCGTGCCTCCCCCAGCCCTGGCCCCCCCACCCTGAACGGGTCGTCCTCGGGCCACGACCTCCCCCGTCCCTTCTCGGCGTCGCCGTGCTCCGGAGACAGGATGTCAGGAGACCACATCCTCCACAAGCAGCTCCTCTCCCCACACTTCAAGAAGGAAGGCATCATGGCTTTCCCCACCGCCCTCTATGCAGCGAAGGTCGCGCTCATGTCGGCCTCGCAAGGGTCCGCGGGCGCCGGCAGTATGGACGCCGGCCTGCCCAGCGACCAATCGGAAAGCGGCAGCTCAACGGCAGGCGACGAGGACCAGCTGGACACGGCGGAGATCGCCTTCCAGGTGAAAGAGCAGCTGTTGAAGCACAACATCGGCCAGCGAGTGTTTGGCCACTATGTGCTGGGCCTGTCCCAGGGGTCGGTCAGCGAAATCCTGGCCAGACCCAAACCCTGGAGGAAGTTGACCGTGAAAGGCAAAGAACCTTTTATCAAAATGAAACAGTTCCTCTCTGATGAGCAGAACATCCTGGCTCTGAGGACCATCCAGGTCCGGCAGAGAG GGAGCATCACTCCACGCATCCGAACTCCTGAAACTGGGTCAGATGACGCCATTAGAAATATCTTGGAGCAGGCCAAGAAGGAGATCCAGTCACAGAGGGGCG gTGATGGGAAGTCGTCTCTGAGCAGCTCATCTGGCCGAAGCAGCAACGGAGCAGGCAGCAGCTCTGATGAAACCATAAAGAACATCCTTGAGCAGGCCAGGAGGGAGATGGAGGCCCAGCAGCAGGCGCTCATGGAGATGGAGGCCTGCGGAAGGTCGTCCGCCGCCAGCTCTGGGGTCCAGGTGGAGCGCCTGGGGCCCCCAGAGCGCTCCAGAGTCCTCCCATTGCCCATCTCCATCAAACAGGAGGACGGGGGATGCATCGCCGTGTGCATGGCCAACTCCATCAGCAGCCCCCAGACGCCGCTCAGCGTCCTCTCCCCGGCCGCTTTCGTTCAGAACATCATCCGCAAAGTCAAGTCGGAGATCGGCGAAGCTGGCACTTACTTCGATCAGCACTGGTCTCAGGAGCGGGGAGCCATGATACTGAGCGGCGGAGGCTCCTCTCGGCCCTTTAGTTCCGTCTCTCCCTCcttgtcttcctcctcctccgggCCCCCCACGCTGTCCCGCACCTGGCCCCGCCTGGAGAACGGCGACGGCCTCGCCAACAGTGAGGAGGTGTCCAACGCGGACGACGAGCTGGGCCTGGGCCGGCCCGTGGAGGTGAAGGTGGAGTCGGACACCTCGGTGAGCGGCGAGTCCCCTGGACCCAGTCCGGGCCGTCTGTCTTACTACCCGGCATACATCCCGCGTGCCCTGAAGCCCACCGTGCCCCCCCTGACGCCGGAGCAGTACGAGATGTACATGTACCGAGAGGTGGACACCCTGGAGCTGACCAGGCAGGTGAAGGAGAAGCTGGCGAAGAACGGCATCTGTCAGCGGATCTTTGGAGAAAAG GTTCTGGGTCTCTCTCAAGGCAGCGTCAGTGACATGCTGTCACGTCCCAAACCCTGGAGCAAGCTGACCCAAAAGGGCCGGGAGCCCTTTATCCGCATGCAGCTGTGGCTACTGGACCAGCTGGGCCAGAGCCTCAGCCAGCCTCCGAACCAGGGCCACACTCAAG ATAAAAGTCCCGTAACAGCCCAGTCCTGTCCCTCCCCACCGCCCAGTCCAGCAGAAAGCAACCCGAGTCCAGTGGCTGAGCCGGTCAGTCTCTCACTGGAGAGCAGCAAAGAGAACCAGCAGCCTCAAAGCCTTGGCTTGGGGTTGCCCAGCCACCCAGAAGGTGGAAAATCCACTTCCAGTCTCATGGGTCTGCATCAGCCTACGACCCCATTAGGAATCCAGGAGCTGGTGGCCATGTCTCCAGAGCTAGATACGTACGCCATCACCAAGAAGGTCAAGGAGGTGCTAACAGATAACAACCTTG GCCAGCGTCTTTTTGGGGAGACCATCTTGGGTCTGACTCAAGGGTCGGTGTCTGACCTGCTCTCCAGGCCTAAACCTTGGCACAAACTCAGCCTAAAAGGTCGGGAACCCTTTGTCCGCATGCAGCTATGGCTCAATGATCCGCACAATGTGGAGAAGTTGAGAGTCATGAAAAAGATGGAGAAGAAAG CTTACCTGAAGAGGCGGTACGGTCTGCTGAGCACTGGCTCTGACAGCGACTCGCCCAGCACTCGCTCTGAGTGTGTGAGTCCGGCCCTCGCCTCGTTGGACTTGTGTCCCTTCAGCCAGGTAAAGAAGCCTCGAGTGGTGCTGGGAGCCGAGGAGAAAGAAGCCCTGAGGAAAGCGTACATGCAGGAGCCGTACCCGTCCCAGAACACCATCGAGATGCTGGCGTCGCAGCTCAACCTCAAAACCAACACTGTCATCAACTGGTTCCACAACTACAG GTCCAGGATGAGGCGTGAAGTGCTGATGGGCGGTCTTCCAGATAATGACACAGACGCCGAGCCCAACAGCTACTCCCCCTCAGTAATACGGAGCCCCAACTCCGATGGCGAGGACAAGAGACTGCTGCTGCCCTCAGGACAAACCCACCCCGGCCTTCCTCTTAGCACTACCGACGCACTGCCTCACGTTAAACAGGAGGCAACTTACAGGGAAGAGGACAGCATGGGCGGAAGGGAAGGGTCACAGAAAGAAGTCGGAGTgcagtgttttcccgccaccATGCCGTTGTCCCCTTTGAAAACCGAGCACGAAGACTCTGCCTCAGGCTGCCGCGAGCCCCACCCGGCTGGCCAGAGCCCGACGCAGGAGGAGGGCGCATGCAACCAGATTCAGGGACTCCACCTCGGCGCAGCGTCCGCGGACGGCCTGCAGCGAGCCAACAAGTCCAGGTACGATGGAGAAGAATCCGGGGAGTCGCCCATTGACCCGGTCAGCTTCAAGGCTACATCGGAGCCGTGCCGCAGCAGCCTGGAGGTCTCGCTGAACTCGCCGTCCGCCGCGTCGTCACCCGGCCTCATGATGTCCGTCTCCCCCGTGCCCTCCTCCTCCGCGCCCATATCGCCCTCGTTGCCCAACCAGGCGACAAGCGCCAACCACGGCATGGACGCTAACCCGCTTCCTCCATTCCAAAGCCCCAAACTCAACAGAAGCACTCAGAGACGCAACGAGAAAATGGCCAACCTCAATAACATCATCCACAGGctggagagggcagccaatcgAGAAGAAACACTGGAGTGGGAGTTTTAG